Proteins encoded in a region of the Leopardus geoffroyi isolate Oge1 chromosome E2, O.geoffroyi_Oge1_pat1.0, whole genome shotgun sequence genome:
- the NOB1 gene encoding RNA-binding protein NOB1, with the protein MAPVEHVVADAGAFLRDAALQDIGKNIYTIRDVVNEIRDKATRRRLAVLPYELRFKEPFPEYVRLVTEFSKKTGDYPSLSATDIQVLALTYQLEAEFVGVSHLKQEPEKVKVSSSSQHPETPLHISGFHLPSKPKPPRETLQHGHTAGEPENLEFTSFMFWRNPLPNIDRELQELLIDKGDDVPSEEDEEEANGFEERKDEDSDDDGGGWITPSNIKQIQRELEQCAVPKDVRVGCVTTDFAMQNVLLQMGLHVLAVNGMLVREARSYILRCHGCFKTTSDMSRVFCSHCGNKTLKKVSVTVSDDGTLHMHFSRNPKVLNPRGLRYSLPTPKGGKYAVNPHLTEDQRFPQLRLSRKARQKTDVFAPDYIAGVSPFAENDISSRSATLQIRDSTLGAGRRRLNPNASRKKFVKKR; encoded by the exons ATGGCGCCCGTGGAGCACGTTGTGGCCGACGCCGGGGCCTTCCTTCGCGACGCGGCTCTGCAG GACATCGGGAAGAACATCTACACTATTCGGGATGTGGTGAACGAGATTCGGGACAAGGCCACACGCAGGCGGCTCGCCGTCTTGCCCTACGAGCTGCGTTTCAAGGAGCCCTTCCCGGAATACGTGCGGCTGG TGACTGAGTTTTCAAAGAAAACCGGAGACTATCCCAGCCTTTCTGCCACAGATATCCAAGTGCTGGCACTCACCTATCAGTTAGAAGCAGAATTTGTTGGGGTATCTCACCTAAAACAAGAACCAGAAAAG gttaaagTGAGCTCATCGAGTCAGCACCCAGAAACTCCTCTACACATTTCTGGTTTCCATCTGCCCTCAAAG CCTAAACCCCCACGAGAAACACTCCAACATGGACACACAGCCGGTGAGCCTGAGAACCTAGAATTCACTTCCTTCATGTTCTGGAGAAACCCTTTGCCTAATATCGATCGTGAACTGCAGGAGCTCCTG ATTGACAAAGGTGATGATGTTCCGAgtgaggaggacgaggaggaagcGAATGgatttgaagaaaggaaagacgAGGACAGTGATGACGATGGGGGTGGATGGATAACTCCCAGCAACATCAAGCAGATCCAGCGGGAGTTGGAGCAGTGTGCTGTCCCCAAGGACGTGCGGGTCGGCTGTGTCACTACAGACTTTGCCATGCAG AACGTCCTGCTTCAGATGGGGCTGCACGTGCTGGCGGTGAACGGCATGCTGGTCCGCGAGGCCCGGAGCTACATCTTACGCTGCCATGGCTGTTTCAA GACGACGTCTGACATGAGCCGAGTGTTCTGTTCACATTGTGGAAACAAGACCCTGAAGAAGGTGTCTGTGACCGTCAGCGACGATGGAACCCTGCATATGCACTTTTCCCGCAACCCCAAGGTGCTGAATCCTCGGGGCCTCCGG TATTCACTTCCCACGCCCAAAGGGGGCAAATACGCCGTCAACCCCCATCTGACCGAGGACCAGCGCTTCCCTCAGCTGAGACTCTCCCGAAAGGCCAGGCAGAAAACCGACGTGTTTGCCCCTGACTACATAGCTGGGGTATCTCCCTTTGCAGAGAATGACATCTCCAGCCGGTCAGCGACCCTGCAGATCCGAGACAGCACCTTGGGAGCCGGGAGGAGACGGTTAAATCCCAATGCTTCCAGAAAGAAGTTTGTGAAGAAGAGGTGA